One Lepus europaeus isolate LE1 chromosome 7, mLepTim1.pri, whole genome shotgun sequence DNA segment encodes these proteins:
- the LOC133764286 gene encoding olfactory receptor 1165-like: MVLHKGNLSSVSTFILLGFSEYPHLQAPLFLVFLVIYTITLLGNLGIIVVTRINPKLHTPMYFFLSHLSFLDMCYSSVFTPKLLAILAVEDRTISFEGCMTQFFFICTFVITEMFLLAVMAYDRFVAVCKPLLYTVAMSHRLCALLVAGTYTWGGLCSLTLTYSLWELSYCGSNVIHHFGCEYSAILSLSCSDPSFSQTACFIISTFNETCSLLIILASYVFIVVTIVQMPSKGGLRKALSTCASHLTAICIFHGIILLLYCVPNSKSSWLLIKVSTVLFTVMIPMLNPLIYSLRNKDVKETVRRLINSRLSSHSM; encoded by the coding sequence ATGGTCCTGCATAAGGGGAATCTGAGCTCTGTGAGCACCTTCATCCTCTTGGGCTTCTCAGAATACCCACACCTCCAGGCACCACTGTTCCTGGTGTTCCTCGTCATCTACACAATCACTCTTCTGGGAAACTTGGGCATAATTGTGGTCACAAGGATCAATCCCAAACTTCATACACCCATGTACTTTTTCCTCAGCCATCTATCCTTTCTGGATATGTGTTATTCCAGTGTATTCACACCCAAACTGCTGGCAATCCTGGCTGTGGAAGACAGAACCATCTCCTTCGAAGGATGCATGACTCAGTTTTTCTTCATCTGTACTTTTGTGATCACAGAAATGTTCCTGTTGGCAGTGATGGCTTACGACAGGTTTGTGGCTGTTTGCAAGCCCCTGCTCTACACAGTTGCTATGTCTCATAGGCTCTGTGCTCTCCTGGTGGCTGGGACTTACACCTGGGGTGGACTCTGCTCGCTGACACTCACATACTCTCTGTGGGAGCTCTCCTACTGTGGCTCTAATGTCATCCACCACTTTGGCTGCGAGTACTCGGCCATCCTCTCTTTATCTTGCTCAGACCCCTCCTTCAGCCAGACGGCGTGTTTCATAATTTCGACATTCAACGAAACATGCAGCCTCCTGATCATCCTCGCTTCCTATGTGTTCATCGTAGTCACCATCGTCCAGATGCCTTCCAAGGGTGGACTCCGGAAGGCcctctccacctgtgcctcccacctgACTGCCATCTGCATCTTCCATGGGATCATCCTGCTTCTCTACTGTGTGCCCAACTCcaaaagctcatggctcctgatcAAAGTGTCCACTGTGTTGTTTACAGTCATGATTCCCATGCTGAATCCCCTGATCTACAGCCTCAGGAACAAAGATGTGAAAGAGACAGTCAGGAGATTAATCAACTCCCGACTCTCTTCTCACTCAATGTAA
- the LOC133763669 gene encoding olfactory receptor 5D13-like gives MNKVIAEKPTVQEQILQVYSLIRENQTAGVTLILVGFSEYPDLQVPLFLVFLTIYTVTVLGNLGMILIIRINPKLHTPMYFFLSHLSLVDFCYSTVVTPKLLENLVVEDRTISFTGCILQFFFACIFVVTETFMLAAMAYDRFVAVCNPLLYTVVMSQKLCSLLVAASYSWGIVCSLTFIYFLLTLSFCGTKFINNFVCEHAAIVAVSCSDPSISQKIILISATFNEVSSLMIILTTYIFIFITVLKMPSTGGRHKAFSTCASHLTAITIFHGSILFLYCIPNSKNSWLMVKIGSVFYTVVVPMLNPLIYSLRNKDVKETVSKLIKNKLLCHKI, from the exons ATGAACAAAGTCATTGCAG AAAAGCCCACAGTACAAGAACAGATTCTGCAGGTATACAGCCT GATCCGAGAAAATCAGACTGCTGGAGTCACCCTGATCCTCGTGGGCTTCTCAGAATACCCAGACCTCCAGGTGCCCCTGTTCCTCGTGTTCCTGACCATCTACACAGTCACTGTCCTGGGGAACCTGGGCATGATTTTAATCATCAGGATCAACCCCAAACTCCAcacccccatgtacttcttccttagCCACTTGTCCTTGGTGGATTTCTGTTACTCCACAGTAGTTACACCCAAACTGTTAGAAAACTTGGTTGTGGAAGACAGAACCATCTCCTTCACAGGATGCATCCTGCAGTTCTTCTTTGCATGCATATTTGTGGTGACAGAAACGTTCATGTTGGCAGCGATGGCTTACGACCGCTTTGTGGCAGTTTGTAATCCTCTGCTGTACACGGTTGTGATGTCTCAGAAGCTCTGTTCCTTGTTGGTGGCTGCATCGTACTCTTGGGGTATAGTTTGTTctttaacatttatatattttttgttgaCCTTATCCTTTTGTGGAACTAAGTTCATAAATAACTTTGTATGTGAGCATGCTGCCATTGTTGCTGTGTCCTGTTCTGACCCCTCCATTAGTCAGAAGATCATTTTAATCTCTGCCACATTTAATGAAGTAAGCAGCCTGATGATAATTCTTACTACTTACATCTTCATTTTTATCACAGTCCTGAAGATGCCTTCCACTGGAGGGCGCCACAAAGCCTTCTCCACATGTGCCTCCCACCTGACGGCCATTACCATTTTCCATGGGTCTATCCTTTTTCTCTACTGTATTCCTAATTCCAAAAATTCTTGGCTCATGGTCAAGATAGGCTCTGTCTTTTATACAGTAGTTGTTCCCATGCTTAACCCACTGATCTACAGCCTCAGAAACAAAGATGTGAAAGAGACAGTGAGCAAGTTAATCAAAAACAAGTTGTTATGTCATAAAATATAA
- the LOC133763670 gene encoding olfactory receptor 1165-like, with protein MKVNEGNLSSVSTFILLGFSEYPHLQAPLFLVFLVIYTITLLGNLGIIVVTRINPKLHTPMYFFLSHLSFLDMCYSSVFTPKLLAILAVEDRTISFEGCMTQFFFICAFVITEMFLLAVMAYDRFVAVCKPLLYTVAMSHRLCALLVAGTYTWGGLCSLTLTYSLWELSYCGSNVIHHFGCEYSAILSLSCSDPSFSQTACFIISTFNETCSLLIILASYVFIVVTIVQMPSKGGLWKALSTCASHLTAICIFHGIILLLYCVPNSKSSWLLIKVSTVLFTVMIPMLNPLIYSLRNKDVKETVRRLINSRLSSHSMKF; from the coding sequence ATGAAGGTGAATGAGGGGAATCTGAGCTCCGTGAGCACCTTCATCCTCTTGGGTTTCTCAGAATACCCACACCTCCAGGCACCACTGTTCCTGGTGTTCCTCGTCATCTACACAATCACTCTTCTGGGAAACTTGGGCATAATTGTGGTCACAAGGATCAATCCCAAACTTCATACACCCATGTACTTTTTCCTCAGCCATCTATCCTTTCTGGATATGTGTTATTCCAGTGTATTCACACCCAAACTGCTGGCAATCCTGGCTGTGGAAGACAGAACCATCTCCTTCGAAGGATGCATGACTCAGTTTTTCTTCATCTGTGCTTTTGTGATCACAGAAATGTTCCTGTTGGCAGTGATGGCCTACGACAGGTTTGTGGCTGTTTGCAAGCCCCTGCTCTACACAGTTGCTATGTCTCATAGGCTCTGTGCTCTCCTGGTGGCTGGGACTTACACCTGGGGTGGCCTCTGCTCTCTGACACTCACATACTCTCTGTGGGAGCTCTCCTACTGTGGCTCTAACGTCATCCATCACTTTGGCTGCGAGTACTCGGCCATCCTCTCTTTATCTTGCTCAGACCCCTCCTTCAGCCAGACGGCGTGTTTCATAATTTCGACATTCAACGAAACATGCAGCCTCCTGATCATCCTCGCTTCCTATGTGTTCATCGTAGTCACCATCGTCCAGATGCCTTCCAAGGGTGGACTCTGGAAGGCcctctccacctgtgcctcccacctgACTGCCATCTGCATCTTCCATGGGATCATCCTGCTTCTCTACTGTGTGCCCAACTCCaaaagctcgtggctcctgatCAAAGTGTCCACTGTGTTGTTTACAGTCATGATTCCCATGCTGAATCCCCTGATCTACAGCCTTAGGAACAAAGATGTGAAGGAGACAGTCAGGAGATTAATCAACTCCCGACTGTCTTCTCActcaatgaaattttaa
- the LOC133764288 gene encoding olfactory receptor 5D13-like — protein sequence MVLTEENQTAGITFILVGFSEYPDLQVPLFLVFLTIYTVTILGNLGMILIIRINPKLHTPMYFFLSHLSFVDLCYSTLVSPKLLENLVVEDRTISFAGCILQFSFACIFVITETFMLAAMAYDRFVAVCNPLLYTVVMSQKLCYLLVAASYSWSIVCCVTFTSSLLTLSFCGIKLINNFVCEYAAIVAASCSDASISQMIILVGATFNEVSSLIIILTTYIFIFITVLKMPSTGGRHKAFSTCASHLTAITIFHGSILLLYCIPNSKNSWLILKVGSVFYTVVIPMLNPLIYSLRNKDVKETVSKLINNRLLHHKI from the exons ATGGTCTT GACAGAAGAAAATCAGACTGCTGGAATCACCTTCATCCTAGTGGGCTTCTCAGAATACCCAGACCTCCAGGTGCCCCTGTTCCTCGTGTTCCTGACCATCTACACAGTCACTATCCTGGGAAACCTGGGCATGATTTTAATCATCAGAATCAACCCCAAACTTCACACCCCTATGTACTTTTTCCTTAGCCACTTGTCCTTTGTGGATTTATGTTATTCTACATTAGTTTCACCAAAACTATTAGAAAACTTGGTTGTGGAAGACAGAACCATCTCCTTTGCAGGATGCATCCTACAATTCTCTTTTGCATGCATATTTGTGATTACAGAAACGTTCATGTTGGCAGCGATGGCCTACGACCGCTTTGTGGCCGTTTGTAATCCATTACTCTACACTGTTGTGATGTCTCAGAAACTTTGTTACTTGTTGGTGGCTGCTTCATACTCTTGGAGTATAGTGTGTTGTGTAACATTTACATCATCTTTGTTGACCTTATCCTTTTGTGGGATTAAGCTTATAAATAACTTTGTCTGTGAATACGCTGCCATTGTTGCAGCATCCTGTTCTGATGCCTCCATTAGTCAGATGATCATTTTAGTTGGTGCCACGTTCAATGAAGTAAGCAGCCTGATCATAATTCTTACTACTTACATCTTCATTTTTATCACAGTCCTGAAGATGCCTTCCACTGGAGGGCGCCACAAAGCCTTCTCCACATGTGCCTCCCACCTGACGGCCATTACCATTTTCCATGGGTCTATCCTTTTACTCTACTGTATTCCtaattccaaaaattcatggcTGATTCTCAAGGTAGGCTCTGTCTTTTATACAGTAGTCATTCCCATGCTTAACCCTCTGATCTATAGCCTCAGAAACAAAGATGTGAAGGAGACCGTGAGTAAGTTAATCAACAACAGATTGTTAcatcataaaatataa